The Alnus glutinosa chromosome 1, dhAlnGlut1.1, whole genome shotgun sequence region CACTATTAACTCAGTGCCTTAAAACATCAATACAAAAGAAAGTCAAGAGCTAAATAGAAAAGATGAGATCAAAAAAGGGTAAAAACACGGCATAAAAAGAAATGGTAATCTTCTAGCTCATTGCAATTTGATTTCTTGCATTCTAAGTTAGTAAACtgagacaaaacaaaacaaaaaggaaaaaaaaaaaaaaacagggatATAAATGGACTACCACAACAGAAATCAAAGATTGAGAACATgttaagagcatctccaatagCTAAAATACCAAgtgaaaaaatacaaatttctaTGTTAGAAAATGTTTTTCTATACACACTCCAACAATTATCTATTCTACtctctgttttatttaaatattatttttcagagttttttttttttttttttttttttgtaaagaataagagaaagaaagaatcaaTATTTCATTGATGGAGTATTGGAGTGGCTATTCCTGTAGCACAAAAGGTATTTTGGTTAGTCCGGAGAAATATGGCTGATACTAGTTTAGTCTGCTTAAGATGCTTACATTGCAATTGTTCTTTCAATCAAAGATACAAACTATACTAAAAGAGATTCTAAAGTTTCATTTCAAAAAGGCTTTTGAAACTAGAAACAACATCTATTTCCAACACCACCTCCTAttgataataattttcattgataaatccttatttattttttctctctgtcCCAATCACGCAAGCGAATAAGCTCTAGCAAAGGAGATATAAAAAGAAGTGAAAGAGTTGAAAGGTCATCAAACTTATAATGAATCAAAAACAAGACAACCCCACAATAGCAAAACAGCCAAACTCGATGATcaacaaatgaacaaaaaattcaatagagaagataaaactaaaaaatagtaatattgATAGAAACTCACAGCCCACAAAGGAAAAGTGGGAGATCTGCCAGTGACAACGAGTACCTTTTTTAGCGTCGACGGATACAGATCCGGCCGCCAAATCCGCCGGAAACAGAACGCCGGTGAAGGATGGCCCGGtggagggtggccgaccaccaagACAGAAGCCGACCGCCGAGAGGGTCGGTCACGACCGGTGAGTGAGCGAGCGAGCGGGAGACCAGCGGCGGTTTCGGACGGAGGAGACCGACCGCCAGTGAAGCGGCGCCGGGAAGGGGAAGACCAGCGGCAGCAACGgtagttggagagagagagagagagagagagagagagagagagagagagagagagagagagagagagagagagagagagctgcgttggaggggaaatgaaaatttcaatcccCTCCAACCAgttttcaaacccaaaagaaaagaaaagaaaaaacaaaaataataaaaaattactttccaCGTAAGCCTGTTGTATCGTTGTTGTAAGTTTTGTGTacgagaatcatttctcttttgccATGTCtttaactttctttcttttttcttttcctttttggtttAAATGGCCGTTTGAAAAAAAAGCATCCTCCACCTTTTGCGTTTCCTGTATTGTTTTCAATGTCTTGTGGGCAATTTTCTCTTTACCAGAATAACTGcacttaatttattattttattttatacacaattgcattatcaatttttttttttcctattttcttttctatggactttaaaaatattctctttcatttttaagGACATTAAATTAACttcaatcaattatttattcaaattttatactataattattaaataatgtcccaAACATTACATATATCAACATTATCGAatagttgtaagataaaaatgtagtttatagctaaaattgtaacaccccggtcccatattgggaagagatgaatagttcacagagtgagtagtttataaagataatcatgggtgttaagtcccacattgcctagttactaggtgaaactgggctttataatggattcttggaaaagcttcaaattgactagtccttttggagtggtagcgcagatgtggcttgcgcttttccttgggtcgttacaaatggtatcagagccacctagtaacgccaggttatgtggtactggagcaccgcatgacatggccctgacggggacgtcaggggtttaagggggggagtttgtaacaccccggtcccatattgggaagagatgaatagttcacagagtgagtagtttataaagatactcatgggtgttaagtcccacattgcctagttactaagtgaaactgggctttataatgaattcttggaaaagcttcaaattgattaatcattttggggtgatagtgcagatttggctagcgcttttccttgggtcgttacaaaaatactctttcACAGTTTCACTTATTATGTTATTGAGtaaaagtaatgttatttaatagattaCGACATAACGGTTATATATAACTGGATGACATGATATTGAAAATCAACAAATACTtattcaatagttaattttcACTGTTACATTATtaaattgtataacaatcatataAAAGTATGCTTTATGTTATTTACCCTACCACTACTCGACTATACCTAGCTAGTGTTGGTCCCTTCATGGAATAGATTGATTAGCCatgtcttatttatttatttattttatataaaaataaaaaccaataaTAATTGATCACACTGTCCAATAAAATACGGACTTGGTACATATCATTAGTCTTACAATCTAACTCTTAAGCTATTATTTAAGAGGAACTAGCTAGAGACACAAAGAGTGCCCAAGGCTTCCATTTTTGATAACTTTGGGTAGCAAGGCAATGTCGAAGAGCGTCTCACAGGTCATAACATGCAAAGGTATGCCTGTATTAATTAGCTTTTATATATACGTGGATTTGCATAAAATATATGCCTCTATTTTAAATCactactattttttaaaaaataaaaaataaaaaattctctctctgtgtctgaTCTGTGATCTCCCTCGTTTTCCCGGCCCGTTGATGGGTGGTGGTGGCAGCGGCGGTGTGTTGGGGAATTGAGGAACCGGTGAAGTTGGAGGAGATACAAGTAGAGCCGCCAAAATCATCTGAAGTTCGCGTCAAAATCCTATATGCTAGTTTGTGTCACACGGACATCTTATGCATCAAAGGCTTCCCAAttgttagtatatatatatatatattcctcccTTGATGAACTTAATTTGTTTCATGCCTTTTCGGGACAGAGGCCGGGTTTGATGCTCTttgcttgttcttcttcttcttctaacagCCTCTTTTCCCTCGAGTTCTAGGACACGAAGGTGTTGGGTAAGCAGTAATTAAGCTCGATCTCTTATTGAAGTTTCTTAAATAATTACcaaaaattaattatgaaaaactAGTTGAtcgaaagaaagaaattattgcAATTATTGCAGTGTGGTAGAGAGCGTCGGAGAGGAAGTAAGAGATCTGAAAGAAGGAGATTTTGTCATTCCAACCTACGTTGGCGAGTGCAAAGAGTGTGTGAATTGTTTGTCGGGAAAGACCAACCTGTGCCTCAAATACCCTGTGCCATTAACCGGTCTGATGCCCGACGACACTTCAAGAATGTCGGTGAAAGGCAAGACGCTTTACCAAGTTTCTAGTTGCTCCACATGGTCGGAGTACATGGTTGTCGACGCTAATTACGTTGCCAAGCTTGATCCGAGTATAGCTCTACCTCATGCTAGCTTCCTCTCCTGTGGATTTTCCACCGGATTTGGGGGTGCGTGGAAGGAAGCTGCGATTGAAAAAGGATCAACGGTCGCTGTTCTTGGCCTCGGAGCCGTTGGATTAGGGGTACGTATGCCTTTTGGTCTTAtcaatgtttgtatttattactGTCAAAtcagtttttaaaaacatttaaaccAAAAGTTCCTTGACCATATATACTATGTTTATGTTTGATAAGAGAGTGTGAattggcttcttttttctttcttttttcttcgttcctttttaatttttagtaggAATGAGGAATGATAGATGTaatatatagtaaaaaaaattgtaataaaaagtgaaaaacttttgtattatagttttttttttttaaatttaaattgtaataaaaaaattattgatgtgatataaaattaaaatgttttgaaattgattattttttaataaaatgaaaataaaatgtgaGAATTTTAtctcacttgccaaacaagccctaaatATAGGCCTATATAGTCTCCTACGATTCGAGTTGCCGACAAGTATCTCAATATGgatatgaaaaatgttacatgtgcttaaatttttacaaagagAGCTTTACTAAAATGATGTGAACTTTATTCATCGGTACtcgtagtattttttttattaattattttgatcatctcTAATAAATAAGGTTTATATTAATTAGTAAGACTctctttgtaaaaatttaaatacgTGTAATATTTCTCATTATAAAATATACACAAATGACATCAGCACTCGCTCTGAGCTCAAGTAGCAAAGGATTGagtggccaaaaaaaaaaaaaaaagagtagcaAAGTATTGGGTGATTTTGGATGTATAATAACTCGTAAGTTCAAAgcaaataaatcaaataatacTATTAAATGTTTTTCATGGTAAAACAGATATGGTCTCAAAGTTTTCAGATTCTATTTCCAGTACCGTAAGTAATACGAGGAGTCGACTTTTATAAGAGAGtaaagcttttttttctttttcttttttctttttttttttttttaaaaaaaaaaatacttttgttttctcttcttaaaataaaaatatttacaagCAATTCAAATAAAGACTTTGTTAAACATAAAAACATGTTTCACATTTGTGTCACGTtgtaacactttttcaaaccaaacacaaaaGACACTCATTTTGACTCTTTAAAGCATTAACACACAACATACATAAAAGACTCTTTAAAAcataacaagattttttttttttcacatttatgtcacattatAACACCTTTtcaaaccaaacaccaaaaaaaaaaaaaaaaaaaaacttattaaaatacattaacaaataaactttaatttttcagaaatcTAGGCCTTTAAAATAGAATGAGATATTAAGAACTCTACAATTGCAATTGTAAGAGGCTCCTTGTGTGGATCCCTAATTGAGAGGGCTCTTAATGGAGCTCAATCAGAGATCCTCTCAATTGACTATCCCGGCCCTTAAGACATGCAATTTTGAGAAATTCTTCATCAAGATCCCCAATTGAGAGGCTCTTGACGGGGTCTAAATGGAAATCCCCTGGGGCAGGTAATTGAGAGAGGCTCTTAATGGGGAGCCTTATTTACCCAGATAATTGAGTTCTATCGAGAACCTTTAACAATTATAAGGGATTTCTTACCATCCGAACAAGAAAATTGTAAGGGGTCCAAATTCTTGTAAAATCAGATTCAATCTTGAGATTATTACTAGTTGGATTGCTGTGTGTCTTTGTTTTCCTCTTGTACTTCCTCTTTATAAACAATGGTGGATCGAGGAAGTTGGAAGATTGTATATATGTCCTTGTAAATTGCAGGTCATAGAGGGGGCTAGAATACAAGGGGCAGCAAAGATAATTGGCATTgacaaaaatgagagaaaaaaaataaagggaaaagctTTTGGAATGACTGATTTTATAAACCCTGATGAATCTGGCAAGTCCATTTCTGAGCTTGTCAAAGAGGTAACCGGTGGAATGGGTGTCGATTATTGCTTCGAGTGTACCGGTATCGCACCCATCATCAATGAAGCTCTCCTAGCCACAAAAATGGTATGCAAATATTCGTCTTAGAGTTGGCTTGGTTGTGCAATTTTACACTCTGAAAGTacgtttttaaacaaaattgcaaaaattaCTTTATTTGATACTGCGCTTAAAAAAATGGCGGCTTAAAAacgtgaaaaaaataaaaataaaaaaatttcacattttcaaatcgcaggcaatgtgaTGCATTTTTAACAATGCATGATGTAAAagttaaattatgattttaaagattaaacgACGATTTTACCGATCATTTAAcacgtttttaaaaatagtgTTTTCAGTGACAGcgttttaaatttactatttttcaAATAGCACTTTTAGAAACCATTAAACAAATGCACCcttaatgaatttatttatttatcaatttatttatttttaacctaCCTTATTTGCTGATGATGGTTATCAGGGAAAAGGACAAACGTTAGTAATTGGCACAGGAACTCATTCGACAGTGGAGATTAATTTCCTTCCCCTCTTGTTTGGTGGAAATTTGAAGGGATCCATTTTTGGAGGGATCAAAGCCAAAACTGACCTTCCTTTTATAATCGacaaatgcaaaaataaggtgAATCCTTGtatgtgaaaagaaaaaaatagttctACGTGCAACATGCAATTTTGCTATATTTCACTTTACAAATGAATGTGGTGTTAAATAATCttttatccccaaaaaaaaaaaacttgaaaaactgAAGGAAATGATGATTAACGtgtgaaatattttaattaaaaatggaaataaacTAAAGAGTTAGTCATCAATCACCTCTTATTTctattcaaacaaaagtttataaactTTACATTTAAtccaaaagtttaaaaagtgatagaaaataatgaatCATGCTGAATTCTGAAAGGTAGAACTCTTGAAAAGCttgtgtattttatatattccaCAGGAAATCCCACTTGAAGAACTTTTGACTCACGAAGTTTCACTGGAAGACGTCGATAAAGCGTTTGAACTAATGAAGCAACTTGATTGTGTGAAGGTCCTCATCAAGCTATGATTAATCCTAGCAATGACACGCACGGGCGCTGGATGCCTTGCTGTCGGATGCCTTTGCTCGGCAGGCCATTGGAGTTGCtgatttttgagtttttttttttttttttgttttattttgttgcttGGGTTTTAGTCTCCCTTTAGGAGAGACACTTGTATCTGAATTTCAGTTGATGCCTATCTTTTCTGCAATCTCAAATTTGGACTATTGGACTATTTCAGTGCTTCTACCGCTTCAATTATCTTCAATTAGTTGTTGTTGTTCATAAGTAGAATTACAGATGGGCTTGCTTTACTTTGTAcccttttaacttttttaaccGCCTTGTGCGGCCCTTTGAGAGTACCGGGTTACTCGTTTGACCAATTTCCTACATTTTGTATTTATCTCAGCATTGTTTTAGTTTGGTTTTGGTTTATTGTTAGGGAGCCcgctccttttttatttataggaCCATCcacttttttttcatttttggatCAAAAGTAGGAAGGATCCTCCATTCCTCCTTTGTAACCCTTTCTCttgttcaattaaaaaaaaaaaaaaaaaaaaaaaaaaaaaaaaaaaattcctaccaATGACAAAGAGATATATATATCGTTTCTTTCAACTTTCAAGTTTGTTTAAAAATTTTCTCGTACGTACCTTCACTTGTACGAGCATTATAAATCCATAAAATATAGGAACGTTTTAGCTACTaagatttttccttttaaattgtTGGCATCAAaaccaattttttcttttagagatTATTTTCACCTGCCTCCGCatccaaaatattaaaagagaAATTGGGTGGAAGCGTTGAAAATTGTCTTTGTCAGATATGAGAGAAATTGaggccccgtttgaaatcccctttccctttccctttcctttggaatttttttttaatgattaaaaaataagattgatgtgatataaagttgaaataatttatatgaaaaagtgagaaaaatttgtattgtagtgaatttttttatttaaaaagtaataaaaaaagtgttgatgtgatataaaaagtgaaaaaagtaaaaatattttgaaattgatattttttgggagaagtgaagggaaggggagggaagGGGAATGGGGATTTCAAACAAGGAGCCCAAGTAGCAAGACCAAGATCAATCATTCGCCTGCTGTGGGACGAAGCCCAAGTAGCAAGACCAAGATTCGAAAGCGACGACAGAGGGTTGACCTTCAACGAGTCAAACTATTGACTTTCAAGGGGCCGAACCGGCAGGATAAAGAGCGAGGTGGCAATTAAGACAATAAATTATCAATAAATTAAGAGTTAATGTTTTTTCTTTAGTAGATCTATCAGCAATTTTTATTCAAACGAGTTTACAAAGAGATTCATTGAGATCAAGAATGTATAGCAAGTAGTGTTCACAAATTCATGTGTTGCATCGACATTCTCGTGCGGCTACATATCATAATTAAGTTGCGCGGCCCCGCGGCCCTGCGGGTGCTCGTTGATTGGTCAAAAAAGCTAGAACGTGTATCATGCTATGATGCTATCATGTGTTACCCCGTGTATGTCTGCGTGTACTCCACTGGCCACTGCAATCATCAACAGTTGATTTGACAGAAAAGGGCAGGAAAAGGAAGGAACATGTGGAATACATTGGCAGGTCCTACCTAAGTGTTCGACTTTCTTTGGACTGCTCCAACAGGAAGAGCCCACCTGTACACTCACACATCTCTGCCCAATTAGACGGGATCTAGAATTATCGCCTAAAAGGAATGGTGAAGAGCCTTCCCCTTTATTAGGACATGAtactttaaaaaagtttttttaaaaaaaaaaaaaaaaaagtaaaatcgtgtgtattattaaatatattaattttaaattttgaacataAAGTAGACggtatttatttcatttgaaatagaaatGATCTTATTTCGTTCTCCAATACCTCAATGAAATGTATTTCACTGGATTTGTGAATATAAAGCAAATCCTACCATCAATCTacttcattttaaaattactcttaaaattactattagattttaAATGGACcatttttaagttttgattcactaataattttaaaagttacatcacatttgagaaattaaaaaaagaaaaaagaaaaaaagacgaGTTctatttatagcattactcttttttcactttttcctcACAAAAAATTCGAATctatttatatcatattaattacctcttatttttattcaaatgaaaaaacttacaacaaattttttttaccaaacacaccctaagACCACTCCCAATGGCTTGTCTATTTctcaatctaaaatagctaaccaaaacctactttatctagtttagttaAAGGATTTTAAAAAGGTATTAttcatccgattatctattcttaactctatattatttatttattcctttTTATTAATAAGTTGAAAGGTGaaatgtgaaagaaaaaacaataaaataattatagatcTGTGACAAATGGAGGGAAAATCTATTATAGCTCTTGAATAGATAAGCCAATGGAGGACCTTTTTTGCACTTTCATTATCTATTCtagccaaaataatttttacataattcACTGTGAGTGCTCTCAGTGTTTATTGAAATAACTCTTAAAGATTGACAATAACGTGACATTAtcattaacttttcttttttatgaaatatttattatttattaacagTAGGAATGTTGACACAtcctataaaaattattatggcTACATATTTGATAAggcaaaaaatccaaaaaaaaaaaaaaaagtaccaaaCTTTGATATCAAGCCAGTTGATTTTCACAAGCTCAAACCCTACATGTTTGGTTTCTGGACTCCATCGGAAACAACGCCGACAAAGGTCACCGCAATGATCAAGAGAGAGATTCCCATGATAATGATATTGCTGAACCTTTCATATCGATCAGCTTCTTCGTCATAAATTGCCATGAGGAGGTACAGAAAGATATGAGGGAAGGATCTTTCTGAGGGAAGGAAGAATGGTGTTCTAATTAAATTTGAGTGATAAACCTTCTTCCAAATTTGACCTTAAATAGCCAACCCATTAGATGATACTAACTACCAACTACCTATTTTTAGGCTAACATTGATACTTTTAGGTCAATGGCTGATGTCCTAAAACAAAGGGGGATTTTCTGAGTTTAGACGGTCAAGAGATCAATACCGTTAAGGAAATTTGAACCGTTACTGGAAAAGAGTTTATGTGAAataagtaatgctacacatcatccccttgtcatccttttatcaccccaaaattgatgtggctcttaaaattaccattggatttatgatagattaccattggattttgatctaatggcgattttaagagccacatcaattttggagtgacaaaagaaggataaggggatgatgtgtagcattactcatgtgAAATTCAGCTatccaaataaaatttgagttgCTCGACTATTTATCCAAGCAGTTGGATCTATATGAGCTCTTTTACAATAATTGtccaattattttaatttggtttttaaaGTCAAATGCATTAACAAACACTCTAGACACACaaaatattgttttataaatgaataaagaaaccattttcatcttcttcttctttttaaatgaCAAGAAACTCCTCCTAAGCAGGGTCACTTCATGTACCCATCCCTGTTGGGCAAATCTCATACCTGTGCAACCCTCTCTCTCCGCACAAaggtcactttttttttttttttt contains the following coding sequences:
- the LOC133859476 gene encoding CYP enzymes assisting alcohol dehydrogenase-like, which encodes MSKSVSQVITCKAAVCWGIEEPVKLEEIQVEPPKSSEVRVKILYASLCHTDILCIKGFPIPLFPRVLGHEGVGVVESVGEEVRDLKEGDFVIPTYVGECKECVNCLSGKTNLCLKYPVPLTGLMPDDTSRMSVKGKTLYQVSSCSTWSEYMVVDANYVAKLDPSIALPHASFLSCGFSTGFGGAWKEAAIEKGSTVAVLGLGAVGLGVIEGARIQGAAKIIGIDKNERKKIKGKAFGMTDFINPDESGKSISELVKEVTGGMGVDYCFECTGIAPIINEALLATKMGKGQTLVIGTGTHSTVEINFLPLLFGGNLKGSIFGGIKAKTDLPFIIDKCKNKEIPLEELLTHEVSLEDVDKAFELMKQLDCVKVLIKL